From the Streptococcus hyointestinalis genome, the window CCTTTATTGATAAGCGTATCAAAGCCTTGAAAAAAGATGGCACTCTAGCTAAACTCAGCCAAACCTATTTTGGTGGGGATTATGTGAGTGACATTGATTGAGTCTTATAAAAAAGCTATCACAGTGATAGCTTTTTCTTATCACTGGATGAGGTTTAAATCATTTACAAAATCGCTCTTGTGGTGTTACAATGGTAAAATAGAAAAACGATAGAAAAGGAAAATAGCAGATGAATTTAGTCTTAGCATCATGGGCTTGGTACGATCGCTTAATGGAGTATATCCCATCTGGTCAGACCTTTAGTCTACGTGCCGTCTTTAACGGCATTCCAGAGATTTTAAGCCGCCTGCCGATTACTCTTAGTTTAACTTTTTTTGGCGCTTTATTTGGCTTACTTCTAGCCCTGTTGTTTGCCATTGTCAAAATCAATAAAACCAAAATCATCTATCCTATCCAAGCTGTTTTTGTAAGCTTCTTGCGTGGGACACCGATTTTGGTGCAATTGATGCTGACTTACTACGGTATTCCGCTCTTTCTCAATTACCTGAATAAACGCTACGGTTTCAACTGGAATGTCAATGCCATTCCTGCTGAGGTCTTTGCCATTGCAGCCTTTGCTTTTAACGAGGCTGCCTACACCAGTGAAACTTTGCGTGCTGCTATTTTAGCGGTCAATGATGGCGAGATTGAGGCAGCTAAGAGTCTAGGGATGACAACAGCTCAGATTTATCGTCGTGTCATCATTCCAAATGCTGCGGTCATTGCGACTCCAACCTTGATTAACAGTTTGATTGGCTTGACCAAGGGAACCTCACTTGCCTTTAACGCAGGGATTGTCGAGATGTTTGCTGAAGCCAAGATTTTAGGTGGTTCAGACTATCGCTACTTTGAGCGCTTTATCTCGGTTGCCCTTGTCTACTGGGTGATTAGTATCATCATCGAGCAGATTGGAAACTTCGTTGAGCGTCGTATGGCGATAAAGACTCCAGAGACGATTACCAATATAATTACGGAAGGAGAACATTGATGATTACCATTGAACATTTATCAAAATCTTTTTCTGGCAATAAGGTGCTGGATGACTTGAGCCTAACCATTGAGCAAGGGGAGGTTGTTGCGCTTATCGGTGCTTCTGGTGCTGGGAAGTCTACTTTCTTGCGTAGCCTAAACTACCTTGAAGAGCCAGATTCAGGCATTATCACCATTGATGATTTCAAGGTGGATTTTAAAACCATTACTAAGGAGCAGATTTTGGCGTTACGCAGAAAGCTTGCTATGGTGTTTCAGCAGTTCAATCTCTTTGAGCGTCGCACAGCCCTTGACAATGTCAAAGAAGGTCTAAAAGTGGTAAAAAAAATGTCTGACCAAGAAGCGACAGCTATTGCCAAGGAAGAGCTAGCCAAGGTCGGACTGTCTGACCGTGAAAACCACTATCCAAGACACCTCTCAGGTGGGCAAAAGCAGCGTGTGGCACTGGCTCGTGCGCTTGCTATGAAGCCAGATGTGCTCTTGCTTGATGAGCCAACCAGTGCCCTTGACCCAGAGCTTGTCGGTGAGGTCGAAAAATCCATCGCCAACGCAGCCAAGCAAGGACAGACCATGGTACTTGTCAGCCACGATATGAACTTTGTCTATCAAGTGGCAGATAAGGTTCTCTTTTTGGAAAATGGGCGTATCCTTGAGCAGGGCACACCAGAAGAAATCTTTAAGCACCCTAAAAAAGAGCGCACCAAAGAATTTTTTGCGAATTATAGTAAAACCTATGTTTAAGGCGGAACTTTTGTTATAATGAAAAGTGATTGTCACTAAAAAGGTGATATATAAGCGCATTAAACAGTCTTAGAAGTGATGTTTATAGCGAGGTTGAGGCTTAGTCCCAACCTTTTTCGTATGATAATCTAAGGATAAGAGGTTTTGGTATGTTTTTTCAAATGGTGCAATTTTACGGCTCTGGCTTGCTGACAGCTTTGATAGTGACTCTAGTAGTGAGTGGGATATGGCTCTTGTGGCGGATGTCTAGACATAAGGATAAAACAGCTAAAGAACGTCAGGCATTTTTATATGATATGATTATCATCACTTTGATTACTGTCCCTATACTTGCCTTTGCCTTTACCACGCTGATTGTCATGTTGAGAGCATAACAGTTGGCTTTTTTGACCTTTTGCTATACAATATAGGCTACAAACAGCAGTTGACGTTTTATCAGTTAAGGAGGATATGTGATGTACGATACATTGATTATTGGTTCAGGACCAGCAGGGATGACAGCAGCTCTCTATGCTGCTAGATCTAACCTCAAAGTAGGGATTATTGAGCAAGGTGCTCCTGGTGGTCAGATGAACAACACCTTTGAGATTGAAAATTATCCAGGATATGATAATATCTCAGGACCAGAGCTTTCCATGAAGATGTACGAGCCACTTGAGAAATTCAAGGTTGAAAACATCTACGGTATCGTCCAAAAAGTAGAAGTTGATGGTGACATCAAGCGTGTCATCACTGAGGATGCTAGCTACGAAGCAAAGACCATCGTCCTTGCTACAGGTGCCAAGTATCGTCTCTTGGGTGTGCCTGGTGAGGAAGAGTATACCAGCCGTGGCGTTTCTTACTGTGCGGTGTGTGACGGTGCTTTCTTTAGAGACCAGGACCTGCTAGTTGTCGGTGGTGGCGACTCTGCGGTAGAAGAGGCTATCTACCTCACGCAGTTTGCCAAGTCAGTGACGATTATCCACCGTCGTGACGAGTTGCGTGCGCAAAAGATTATCCAAGATAGAGCCTTTGCCAATGACAAAATCCACTTTATCTGGGATTCAGTTGTTAAGGAAATCAAGGGTGATGAGACAAAGGTGAGTGGTGTCCTTGTGGAAAATGTCAAGACAGGTGAGCTATCTGAGCATGCCTTTGGAGGCATTTTCATCTATGTCGGTATGAATCCAGCCTCACACATGGTGTCTGACCTTGGTATCACAGATGAGAATGGCTGGGTCATCACAGACACAGACATGACCACAAGTGTTCCTGGTGTCTTTGCTATTGGGGACGTCAGACAAAAGGACCTCCGTCAGATTGCAACAGCCGTTGGTGAGGGGGCTATCGCAGGACAGGGCGTCTATCACTACATCACAGAACATTACTAGAATAGAGAGTCTAGGCAAAGCCCTAGGCTTTTTTGCTGTGATATGTTCTAAAAATCACAATGTTTTAACCTTATTTTTAAAATATGTTATAATGTTAACTAATGATGAAAGCGGGCGAGCCCGTCTGGAGGAGTATCTATGTTTCAAGACGATAGTTTAACCTTGCACACCGATCTCTATCAGATCAATATGATGCAGGTCTATTTCGAGCAGGGCATTCATGATAAAAATGCAGTCTTTGAAGTTTATTTTCGAAAAGAGCCTTTTAAAAATGGCTACGCTGTTTTTGCAGGTTTAGAGCGTATCGTGCGGTATCTGGAAAATCTCAAGTTTTCTGAAAGCGATCTGGCTTACCTAGAGACGCTAGGTTATGACGAGCCTTTTTTAGATTATCTTCGTCATTTGGAGATTACCTTGTCTGTGCGCTCAGCTAGAGAGGGCGATCTGGTCTTTGCCAATGAACCTATCGTGCAAATCGAAGGGCCACTAGCTCAGTGCCAGTTGGTGGAGACAGCGATTTTAAATATTGTCAATTTTCAAACCTTGGTGGCGACCAAGGCAGCTCGCATTCGCTCGGTGATTGATGATGAGCCGCTCTTAGAGTTTGGCACACGCCGTGCCCAAGAGATGGACGCTGCTATCTGGGGGACACGTGCAGCGGTCATTGGTGGCGCCAATGCAACGTCCAATGTGCGTGCTGGCAAGCTCTTTGGCATTCCTGTCTCAGGGACGCATGCGCATGCGCTTGTGCAGGCTTATGGCAATGACTACGAGGCTTTCAAAGCTTACGCTAAAACTCACAAGGACTGTGTTTTTCTAGTGGACACCTTTGATACGCTTCGAAGCGGTGTGCCAACGGCTATTCGTGTCGCAAAGGAACTGGGAGACAGTATCAATTTCTTGGGCGTGCGCTTAGACTCTGGTGACCTTGCCTATCTGTCTAAAAAAGTCCGCCAGCAACTGGACGAGGCAGGATTTCCTGATGCTAAGATTTACGCTTCTAACGACCTTGATGAAAATACCATCCTCAACCTCAAAATGCAAAAGGCTAAGATAGATGTCTGGGGCGTTGGGACCAAGCTGATTACAGCCTATGACCAGCCAGCGCTCGGTGCGGTCTATAAGATTGTCTCTATCGAGGACGATAATGGGCAAATGGTTGACCGTATCAAGCTCTCAAACAACGCTGAAAAAGTCTCAACCCCAGGCAAAAAACAGGTTTGGCGCATTACTAGCCGTGAAAAAGGCAAGTCTGAAGGAGACTATATCACTTTTTCTGACAGCGATGTGACCAGTCTTGATGAGATTGAGATGTTCCATCCGACCTATACTTATATCAACAAAACCGTGCGTGATTTTGACGCTGTGCCGCTTCTAGTAGACATCTTTGACAAGGGAGAGCTGGTCTACAGTCTGCCGAGTCTTGAGGACATCCAAGTCTATGCCAGAAAAGAGTTTGACAAGCTCTGGGATGAGTACAAGCGGGTGCTCAATCCACAAGATTATCCCGTGGACTTGGCACGTGATGTTTGGCAGCACAAGATGAACTTAATTGACCGTATCCGCCGTGATACCTATGCCAAAGGAGAAGTAAAATGACCTTACAAGAAGATATTATCAGCCAATTAGGCGTTAAGCCGACCATCAACCCAGAAGAAGAAGTCAGAAAATCCATTGATTTTCTAAAAGCCTACATGCTAAAACACCCATTCCTTAAAACCTATGTCTTAGGTATTTCAGGAGGACAGGACTCTAGCTTGTCAGGGCGTCTTGCTCAGCTTGCCGTTGAGGAATTGAGAGCTGAAACAAAGGAAAATTATCAGTTTATCGCTATTCGCTTGCCTTATGGCGTGCAGGCTGATGAGGACGATGCGCAAGCTGCGCTTTCCTTTATCAAACCAGACAAAACCATGACCATCAACATCAAAGGCGCTGTTGATGCGCAGGTAGCTGCCCTAGAGGAAGCGGGACTTAGCATTTCAGACTTTAATAAAGGCAACATCAAGGCACGTCAGCGCATGATTAGCCAGTATGCTGTGGCTGGTGAGACCTCTGGTGCTGTTATTGGGACAGACCACGCTGCAGAAAACCTCACAGGCTTTTTCACCAAGTTTGGTGATGGTGGTGCGGATATTTTACCAATTTTCCGTCTCAATAAACGCCAAGGCAAGCAGTTGCTCGAGTATCTAGGAGCTGACAAAGCGCTTTATGAAAAAGTGCCGACAGCTGACCTCGAAGTGGAAAAACCAGGTATTGCTGACGAGGTAGCGCTTGGTGTCACTTACAATGAGATTGACGACTACCTAGAAGGCAAAACCATCTCCAAGTCTGCCCAAGACATCATCGAAAACTGGTGGAAAAAAGGCGAACATAAACGTCACTTGCCAATTACCATATTTGATGATTTTTGGAAAGCCTAAGCCATTACGACTTGAAAAAATCTAAGAAAGGTCTATAATGGTAAGTGTTATCATACATTAAATGCCACAAAGGAGGAACTATGTCAGAATTAACACAAAACTTTACAGACAAACTCTACCAAGCATTTGAAGAAAATGCCAAGTACCGTGCTATTGAAAATGCCATCACTCACAACGGGCTTTTGAAATCTCTTGAAACCCGCCAAAGTGCTGTGGACAACGACTATGCTTTTTCTATTGATTTGACAAAAGACGAAGTTGCTAACCAAAAAGCATCTGGACGTTGCTGGATGTTTGCTGCGCTAAACACTTTCCGTCATAAACTCATCAGCGAGTTCAAGCTTGAAAACTTTGAATTGTCACAAGCCCACACCTTTTTCTGGGACAAGTATGAAAAATCAAACTGGTTCTTAGAGCAAATCATCGCAACTGCTTCTGAGTCAACAGAGAGCCGCAAGGTTAAGTTTCTCCTTGACACTCCTCAACAAGACGGTGGTCAATGGGATATGGTCGTTTCCCTTTTTGAAAAATACGGTGTGGTTCCAAAATCTGTCTACCCAGAATCTGTCGCTTCAAGCAACAGCCGTGAGTTGAACCAATACCTAAACAAACTCCTTCGCCAAGATGCGCAAATCTTGCGTGATTTGATTAATAGTGGAGCAGACGAAGCTGCTGTTCAAGCTAAGAAAGAAGAGCTTCTGCAAGAAATCTTTAACTTCTTAGCCATGACTCTTGGCTTGCCACCACGTCAATTTGACTTTGCTTTCCGTGACAAAGACAATGCTTATCACGTGGAAAAAGACATCACACCGCAAGCTTTCTTTGAAAAGTATGTTGGCTTAAAACTCTCTGACTACGTTTCTGTTATCAATGCCCCAACAGCAGACAAGCCTTTTGGCAAATCTTACACTGTTGAGCTCCTTGGAAATGTCGTGGGTAGCCGCCCAGTCAAGTACATCAACCTTGAGATGGATCGTTTCAAAGAACTCGCTATCGCTCAATTACAATCTGGAGAAACCGTTTGGTTTGGTTCTGATGTCGGTCAATCAAGCGACCGTCAAGCTGGTATCATGGCGACAAACACTTACGATTTCGCCTCAAGCATGGACATCCACTTGACTCAAGACAAGGCAGGACGTCTAGACTATAGCGAAAGTCTCATGACACATGCTATGGTCTTGACAGGTGTGGATTTGGATGCCGATGGTAAATCCCTCAAATGGAAAGTGGAAAACTCATGGGGTGATAAGGTCGGACAAAAAGGTTACTTTGTCGCATCTGATAGCTGGATGGATGAGTACACTTACCAAATCGTTGTCCGCAAAGACTTGTTAACCGAAGAAGAACTCAAAGCCTACGAAGCAGAGCCACAAGTGCTGGCACCGTGGGATCCAATGGGAGCTCTTGCAAGCCACTAATCTTGTTTTTTGGCTCTTTGTCAACTGTAGTGGGTGATGAAAAGCTATGTGCGAGAGAGAACGATTTTCGTTCTCTCTCTTTGTATGTTCAGAGTGATGAGAATCTTGGTTCTAAAGTTCTTGAAGTTACGAAAGCCAAACGCTTGCCGTTTGATGTCTTTAATAAGCTTGTTAGTGGCTTCGAGTCTAGCGTTGGAATAAGGGTGTTTCAGGGCGTTGGTGATATAGACTTCGTACTTTATGAATGTCTTAAAAACTCTTGAAAAACTTGCGTTGACAGTACCCAAATTGTCGTGAATGAGTCCAAAGAAAGCCTTGACACGCTTCTCTTGAAAATGGAAAAGCAAAAGCTGGTAAAGTTCATAATAATAGCGGAGTTCGGGCGAAAAAGCTAAGGTTTTCTGGACAATTTCTCTAGGTGTCAGAGTTTGTCGAAAGGTTCTGGAGTAGAAAGCCTTGTCGGAGAGTTTTCTGCTGTCTTTTTGCAGGATTTTCCAGTGATTTTTCATGGCTCTGTAAGGCAGAGATGTCTTGTTAAATGCCTTCATGATGGCAATGCGAGTGGTCATCATGGCTCGACTAAGGTGCTGCGCAATGTGGAAACGGTCAAGAACAATCTCAGCCTTTGGAAATAGTTTCCCAATGATAGGAATGTAGGCACCAGACATGTCAACAGTCACGATTTTGACTGCTTCTCTGGCTTGCCTGGAATACTTGTAGAAATGCTTCTTGATGGTTGTTTGCCGATTGTTTTCAAGAAGAGCAATGATTTTCTTGGTCTTAAAATCTTGCGCAATGAAAGCTAGTTTCCCCTTGTTTCTTGCGAATTCATCCCAGCTCAAGACCTCTGGTAAAGTCTCAAAGTTGTCCTTAAAAGTGAAAGCGTTCAGCTGCCTCTGGACGGTAGAAACAGAGACGTGGAGGCGTCTTGCGATGTCTGTATTGGTCTGTTTCTCGATGAGAAGCTGCGTGATTTTCGCCCAGACAGGCTGTGAGATTTGGCAATGTTTCTTGACCAGGCTAGTTTTGGCGACAGAAACCCTACGGCACGCTTTACACTGAAAGCGTCGCTTTCTAAGCTTTAAGACAGTTGCCATGCCTTGCACATCCAAGATTGGGATGGTGGAAGGTCTTTGAAAGTCGTACTTGATCATCTTTCCTTGACAATGAGGACAGGCTGGAGCGGGATAATCCAGCTCGGCTCTTATCTCGATGTGAGTCTGATGTTTGAGAACAATTGATATTTTGATGTTTAAGTCTTTGATTCCAATGAGTTTTGTGCTATTCTTAATATGTTCCATAAGTACCTCCTAATGATGGTTTAGTCGCTTTTCATTATAAGTCTTATGGGACTTTTTTCATACAGATAAAAAGCCCTATAACCTCTGAGGTGGCGTTACCCACTACAGATATTATAGAGCCGTCTTATGGGACTTTTTTCATACAGATAAAAAGCCCTATAACCTCTGAGGTGGCGTTACCAACTACAGATATTATAGAGCCAAGAAATCAGCCCAGTGGCTGGTTTCTTTTTGTCTTTTAGGAGGAAAAATGGAATTTTACATGAAGTTACCCCGCAACAAGCGTGAATTTGCCCTGTTTTTGCTGATTGTGTCTCTTATTTCGGTCAATCTGATTGCGCCCTTGATTTCTTGCTTGACGCAGGGCTTTTCGCTTGAGACCTATCAGCACACTCTCACGCTTCTACCTAGGATTTGGCTAATTATAGTCATTCTCGTTCTTTTGACACATTCACTAGCAGAAAAGCTCATGAATCGCTTTACAGCAGAGACAGATAGTTTCAATGCCAAAATCACCATCACTATCTTATTTAATGTTTGCATGATAGCCATTGTCATGATACTTGTTGGTCCTTGGATTGGTAGTGATCATGTTTATTGGATGGGGCTTTCTGCCTATATAGCAAGTCTTGCTCGCAACATGACGATTGTCTTTCTTGTAGAAGCCGTGATTGCACAGCCTGTGGCTCGAGCTGTTCTCTATCGTATACACAGGTCTGTTGATAGCAAATAAAAACCAACCCTAAGGTTGGTTTTTATTATGGGTTGTTAAAATGATTACCGTTATTTACGGTACTGTTGTCCTCGCTGTCGTCATCCTCTGTATCTGTTTGTTGAGAGTTTGTGTCAGAGGAGCTTTCAGTGCTTGACTCATCCTCTTCATCTTGGCTTTCGCTCTCATCAGTAGAGGACGTGCTAGTAGATGTGCTTGAGCTGCTACTATAGGTAGTTGCTGTGCTCAAATAGCTTGGTGTTGTGCCGCTAAGATAGAGGTAGCCACCACTACGATAAAGTCCGCTTGGCATTGTGAAGTCTGAGCTGTAGCCATTTGTCAGATAGGTCATCATCGCCTTGTAGACATCGGTTGCAACGTAAAGACCGTTACCATAGATTGGTGTGAGACGGTTCTTGTAACCTGTCCAGACAGCCATAGCGTATTTGTTGGTGTAGCCAACAAAGTTTTCATCTGGCGCCATAGTACCTACGACACTGTTGTAGATACCTGTAGACGCTTCGATTTGAGCAAGCTCATCATCGCTGTAGTTGGATGTACCGGTTTTACCAGCTTGAATAACGCCTGAGATGCTAGCACGTGTCCCTGTACCGTAAGTCAGTACAGTTTTCATCATGTCAGTCATCATATAAGCGGTTGTCTCGCTCATCGCCTTGCTACCCTTAGCGTCGTAGGTCTCAGTTGTCCCATCGCTAAATTCAATCTTATTGACATACTGTGGTTCGTAGTAAGTACCACCATTAGCAAAGGCAGCGTAAGCAGCAGCCATTTTTTCAGAGCTAGCACCGTATTTTTGGTCGGAGCTGCTGGTGTTACTTGAGATAGCGTTTGAATAGAGCAACTCTGGATAGTCAATGCCAAGTCCATTTAGGAACTTGAGGGCGTAGTCTAGTCCAGTTGCTTCAAGGGCACGCACGGCAGGGACGTTACGAGATTGTTGGATAGCAGTTTGCATGGTCATCCAACCAAGATATTGTCTATCCCAGTCGTAAATCTGCGTGCTTGTTCCTGGCCAG encodes:
- a CDS encoding nicotinate phosphoribosyltransferase, whose translation is MFQDDSLTLHTDLYQINMMQVYFEQGIHDKNAVFEVYFRKEPFKNGYAVFAGLERIVRYLENLKFSESDLAYLETLGYDEPFLDYLRHLEITLSVRSAREGDLVFANEPIVQIEGPLAQCQLVETAILNIVNFQTLVATKAARIRSVIDDEPLLEFGTRRAQEMDAAIWGTRAAVIGGANATSNVRAGKLFGIPVSGTHAHALVQAYGNDYEAFKAYAKTHKDCVFLVDTFDTLRSGVPTAIRVAKELGDSINFLGVRLDSGDLAYLSKKVRQQLDEAGFPDAKIYASNDLDENTILNLKMQKAKIDVWGVGTKLITAYDQPALGAVYKIVSIEDDNGQMVDRIKLSNNAEKVSTPGKKQVWRITSREKGKSEGDYITFSDSDVTSLDEIEMFHPTYTYINKTVRDFDAVPLLVDIFDKGELVYSLPSLEDIQVYARKEFDKLWDEYKRVLNPQDYPVDLARDVWQHKMNLIDRIRRDTYAKGEVK
- a CDS encoding DUF4059 family protein; translation: MFFQMVQFYGSGLLTALIVTLVVSGIWLLWRMSRHKDKTAKERQAFLYDMIIITLITVPILAFAFTTLIVMLRA
- a CDS encoding amino acid ABC transporter permease; the protein is MNLVLASWAWYDRLMEYIPSGQTFSLRAVFNGIPEILSRLPITLSLTFFGALFGLLLALLFAIVKINKTKIIYPIQAVFVSFLRGTPILVQLMLTYYGIPLFLNYLNKRYGFNWNVNAIPAEVFAIAAFAFNEAAYTSETLRAAILAVNDGEIEAAKSLGMTTAQIYRRVIIPNAAVIATPTLINSLIGLTKGTSLAFNAGIVEMFAEAKILGGSDYRYFERFISVALVYWVISIIIEQIGNFVERRMAIKTPETITNIITEGEH
- a CDS encoding ISL3 family transposase encodes the protein MEHIKNSTKLIGIKDLNIKISIVLKHQTHIEIRAELDYPAPACPHCQGKMIKYDFQRPSTIPILDVQGMATVLKLRKRRFQCKACRRVSVAKTSLVKKHCQISQPVWAKITQLLIEKQTNTDIARRLHVSVSTVQRQLNAFTFKDNFETLPEVLSWDEFARNKGKLAFIAQDFKTKKIIALLENNRQTTIKKHFYKYSRQAREAVKIVTVDMSGAYIPIIGKLFPKAEIVLDRFHIAQHLSRAMMTTRIAIMKAFNKTSLPYRAMKNHWKILQKDSRKLSDKAFYSRTFRQTLTPREIVQKTLAFSPELRYYYELYQLLLFHFQEKRVKAFFGLIHDNLGTVNASFSRVFKTFIKYEVYITNALKHPYSNARLEATNKLIKDIKRQAFGFRNFKNFRTKILITLNIQRERTKIVLSRT
- the trxB gene encoding thioredoxin-disulfide reductase; the protein is MYDTLIIGSGPAGMTAALYAARSNLKVGIIEQGAPGGQMNNTFEIENYPGYDNISGPELSMKMYEPLEKFKVENIYGIVQKVEVDGDIKRVITEDASYEAKTIVLATGAKYRLLGVPGEEEYTSRGVSYCAVCDGAFFRDQDLLVVGGGDSAVEEAIYLTQFAKSVTIIHRRDELRAQKIIQDRAFANDKIHFIWDSVVKEIKGDETKVSGVLVENVKTGELSEHAFGGIFIYVGMNPASHMVSDLGITDENGWVITDTDMTTSVPGVFAIGDVRQKDLRQIATAVGEGAIAGQGVYHYITEHY
- the nadE gene encoding ammonia-dependent NAD(+) synthetase; the encoded protein is MTLQEDIISQLGVKPTINPEEEVRKSIDFLKAYMLKHPFLKTYVLGISGGQDSSLSGRLAQLAVEELRAETKENYQFIAIRLPYGVQADEDDAQAALSFIKPDKTMTINIKGAVDAQVAALEEAGLSISDFNKGNIKARQRMISQYAVAGETSGAVIGTDHAAENLTGFFTKFGDGGADILPIFRLNKRQGKQLLEYLGADKALYEKVPTADLEVEKPGIADEVALGVTYNEIDDYLEGKTISKSAQDIIENWWKKGEHKRHLPITIFDDFWKA
- a CDS encoding amino acid ABC transporter ATP-binding protein, which codes for MITIEHLSKSFSGNKVLDDLSLTIEQGEVVALIGASGAGKSTFLRSLNYLEEPDSGIITIDDFKVDFKTITKEQILALRRKLAMVFQQFNLFERRTALDNVKEGLKVVKKMSDQEATAIAKEELAKVGLSDRENHYPRHLSGGQKQRVALARALAMKPDVLLLDEPTSALDPELVGEVEKSIANAAKQGQTMVLVSHDMNFVYQVADKVLFLENGRILEQGTPEEIFKHPKKERTKEFFANYSKTYV
- the pepC gene encoding aminopeptidase C — protein: MSELTQNFTDKLYQAFEENAKYRAIENAITHNGLLKSLETRQSAVDNDYAFSIDLTKDEVANQKASGRCWMFAALNTFRHKLISEFKLENFELSQAHTFFWDKYEKSNWFLEQIIATASESTESRKVKFLLDTPQQDGGQWDMVVSLFEKYGVVPKSVYPESVASSNSRELNQYLNKLLRQDAQILRDLINSGADEAAVQAKKEELLQEIFNFLAMTLGLPPRQFDFAFRDKDNAYHVEKDITPQAFFEKYVGLKLSDYVSVINAPTADKPFGKSYTVELLGNVVGSRPVKYINLEMDRFKELAIAQLQSGETVWFGSDVGQSSDRQAGIMATNTYDFASSMDIHLTQDKAGRLDYSESLMTHAMVLTGVDLDADGKSLKWKVENSWGDKVGQKGYFVASDSWMDEYTYQIVVRKDLLTEEELKAYEAEPQVLAPWDPMGALASH